Proteins found in one Aethina tumida isolate Nest 87 chromosome 1, icAetTumi1.1, whole genome shotgun sequence genomic segment:
- the LOC109597318 gene encoding putative hydroxypyruvate isomerase isoform X2, which translates to MSKFCANLAFLYTERPFLERYKLAKESGFKAVETGFPFGFTQEQVVQAKNSAGIDQILINIYTGDVSKGELGFAAIPGKENEFKESIQTTIRYAKELGAKKIHIMSGKVEGTITQNNDRVYEENLRYAVSLLEPENILGVIEPINKYSVPNYYMNCYDKALSVVKKINSPNLKIMLDVFHLQHIRGNITNSIKELINCIGHVQVAQCPNRNEPNTPGEINYKYVLQTLQSHGYNDWIGLEYKPATNVNDGLKWITELGYKL; encoded by the exons ATGTCTAAGTTTTGTGCAAATCTAGCTTTTCTATATACAGAAAGGCCCTTTCTGGAAAGATATAAATTGGCCAAGGAATCTGGTTTCAAAGCGGTAGAAACTGGGTTTCCTTTCGGTTTTACACAAGAACAAGTGGTACAAGCAAAAAATAGTGCGGGAAttgatcaaattttaataaacatatacacag GAGATGTCTCAAAGGGAGAATTGGGTTTTGCGGCAATTCCAGGaaaagaaaatgaatttaaagaaagcATACAAACAACAATTAGATATGCAAAAGAATTGGGTGCAAAGAA GATACACATTATGTCTGGAAAAGTCGAAGGTACCATAACTCAAAATAACGATAGGGTGTACGAAGAAAATCTGAGATACGCCGTATCATTATTAGAACCTGAAAATATCTTAGGCGTTATTGAACCAATAAACAAGTACTCAGTAcctaattattatatgaattgtTATGATAAAG ctTTGTCTGtggtgaaaaaaattaacagcCCCAATCTCAAAATAATGTTGGATGTCTTCCATTTACAACACATCAGAGGAAACATAACTAACTCAATTAaggaattaattaactgtatTGGTCATGTTCAAGTAGCTCAATGTCCTAACCGGAATGAACCAAACACACCGGGagagattaattataaatacgttTTACAAACTTTACAGTCTCATGGATACAATGATTGGATCGGACTTGAATATAAACCGGCAACTAATGTAAATGATGGATTGAAATGGATTACCGAACTtggttataaattataa
- the LOC109597318 gene encoding putative hydroxypyruvate isomerase isoform X1, translating into MYLQSVTRIVQGSRNMSKFCANLAFLYTERPFLERYKLAKESGFKAVETGFPFGFTQEQVVQAKNSAGIDQILINIYTGDVSKGELGFAAIPGKENEFKESIQTTIRYAKELGAKKIHIMSGKVEGTITQNNDRVYEENLRYAVSLLEPENILGVIEPINKYSVPNYYMNCYDKALSVVKKINSPNLKIMLDVFHLQHIRGNITNSIKELINCIGHVQVAQCPNRNEPNTPGEINYKYVLQTLQSHGYNDWIGLEYKPATNVNDGLKWITELGYKL; encoded by the exons ATGTACTTACAATCGGTGACCAG AATTGTTCAAGGCTCCAGAAACATGTCTAAGTTTTGTGCAAATCTAGCTTTTCTATATACAGAAAGGCCCTTTCTGGAAAGATATAAATTGGCCAAGGAATCTGGTTTCAAAGCGGTAGAAACTGGGTTTCCTTTCGGTTTTACACAAGAACAAGTGGTACAAGCAAAAAATAGTGCGGGAAttgatcaaattttaataaacatatacacag GAGATGTCTCAAAGGGAGAATTGGGTTTTGCGGCAATTCCAGGaaaagaaaatgaatttaaagaaagcATACAAACAACAATTAGATATGCAAAAGAATTGGGTGCAAAGAA GATACACATTATGTCTGGAAAAGTCGAAGGTACCATAACTCAAAATAACGATAGGGTGTACGAAGAAAATCTGAGATACGCCGTATCATTATTAGAACCTGAAAATATCTTAGGCGTTATTGAACCAATAAACAAGTACTCAGTAcctaattattatatgaattgtTATGATAAAG ctTTGTCTGtggtgaaaaaaattaacagcCCCAATCTCAAAATAATGTTGGATGTCTTCCATTTACAACACATCAGAGGAAACATAACTAACTCAATTAaggaattaattaactgtatTGGTCATGTTCAAGTAGCTCAATGTCCTAACCGGAATGAACCAAACACACCGGGagagattaattataaatacgttTTACAAACTTTACAGTCTCATGGATACAATGATTGGATCGGACTTGAATATAAACCGGCAACTAATGTAAATGATGGATTGAAATGGATTACCGAACTtggttataaattataa